One stretch of Zootoca vivipara chromosome 8, rZooViv1.1, whole genome shotgun sequence DNA includes these proteins:
- the LOC118090129 gene encoding MARVEL domain-containing protein 3-like, protein PHPLAPRRPRPSVLLGPPPPAAAFRFRRSLLSELREPVKLRAAPSETRLSPEEEAEPGGGTRASSLPARAPLPASPLRRPPFFLSLPPFSLTHTKKTRKCRPAGLRRASREETEEAPSPTSSPNSLPTSLQRRRKGPELVGRALQRNLVPSAETTSARQKMPHSERPRHDTDYRQRESPRSSRYIEERNRKPYPSNGRSSEGTTGNPRYPTAFADPHQNNPGTAQEYVDSSPPLFYPRKETFSEKCSNLCSRRGILQFVEITLNILVLVCIGAAQASISGFTSMGGLGSFNINSAYSPFEGVELQEVRDLDMQFNQMRAPCVYGGVAFSLTLLCLTILFLVAGGKPVHRLSVRFLVTECVFDVLACLAYIVAVGLYLHFVLQVNATEVCKKRERLYARRGYTSMNCSVQGGDASVALFGLLVACLYFPSAVVCFLTIRSVREFQRQAAKVQYSLERTYSEGDKAYKRPESIDGARTFATLV, encoded by the exons CCCCACCCGCTCGCCCCTCGCCGGCCGCGCCCCTCCGTCCTCCTGGGCCCGCCCCCTCCCGCAGCTGCCTTCAGGTTCCGCAGGTCACTCCTCTCGGAGCTTCGAGAGCCGGTGAAACTCCGGGCGGCGCCAAGCGAAACCCGCCTCTCCCCTGAGGAAGAAGCAGAGCCGGGGGGCGGGACCCGGGCGAGCTCCTTACCTGCGCGCGCTCCCCTTCCCGCCAGCCCCCTCCGCcgccctcctttctttctctctctgccccccttctctctcacacacacaaagaaaacaaggaaATGCCGCCCTGCTGGTCTCCGGAGAGCCTCTCGGGAGGAAACAGAGGAGGCTCCTTCGCCCACTTCCAGCCCGAATTCTCTTCCGACGAGCCTCCAGCGACGGCGCAAAGGTCCTGAGCTTGTTGGAAGGGCCTTGCAGAGGAATCTCGTTCCCAGCGCAGAG ACAACTTCAGCAAGGCAGAAGATGCCTCACTCGGAGAGACCTCGTCACGATACAGATTACAGACAGAGGGAGAGTCCAAGGTCCAGCCGATATATTGAAGAAAGAAATAGGAAACCGTATCCTTCAAATGGAAG GTCATCAGAAGGAACAACGGGAAACCCTAGATATCCCACAGCTTTTGCAGACCCTCACCAAAACAACCCAGGAACAGCTCAGGAATACGTTGATtcttcacccccattgttttATCCTCGAAAAGAGACTTTTTCTGAGAAGTGCTCAAACCTGTGTTCAAGAAGAG gAATCTTGCAGTTCGTTGAAATCACACTTAACATTTTGGTGCTGGTCTGCATAGGAGCAGCTCAGGCATCCATTTCCGGCTTCACCTCCATGGGAGGCCTGGGCTCCTTCAACATCAATTCCGCCTACAGCCCCTTTGAAGGGGTAGAGTTGCAGGAGGTGAGGGACCTGGACATGCAGTTCAACCAGATGAGAGCTCCTTGCGTCTACGGCGGCGTGGCCTTCAGCCTAACGCTGCTGTGCCTTACCATCCTCTTCCTCGTCGCCGGAGGGAAGCCCGTCCATCGCCTCTCGGTCCGCTTTCTCGTCACGGAATGCGTCTTCGATGTCCTCGCTTGCCTGGCGTACATAGTGGCTGTGGGCCTCTACCTCCACTTTGTCCTGCAAGTCAATGCGACGGAGGTGTGCAAGAAAAGAGAGAGGCTTTATGCCAGGCGAGGCTACACATCCATGAACTGCAGCGTGCAAGGCGGAGATGCTTCTGTGGCTCTCTTTGGCCTCCTGGTGGCTTGCCTGTATTTCCCAAGCGCTGTGGTCTGTTTCCTCACCATTCGGAGCGTACGGGAGTTCCAGAGGCAGGCGGCGAAGGTGCAGTACAGCCTTGAAAGGACCTACAGCGAGGGAGACAAGGCCTACAAGAGGCCAGAAAGCATTGACGGGGCTAGGACCTTTGCCACCCTGGTGTAG